A genomic stretch from Candidatus Hydrogenisulfobacillus filiaventi includes:
- the parA gene encoding chromosome partitioning protein; transcriptional regulator (Evidence 2a : Function from experimental evidences in other organisms; PubMedId : 11532141, 12950914, 15659156, 15774898, 15998739, 16677298, 18077387, 28166228; Product type f : factor), translating to MREKGREDMGRTIAVANQKGGVGKSTTVINLAAYLAESGQRVLAVDADPQGNTTTGLGIDKQTLEVSAYEVLVEGRPLMEALVPTDFPSLHVVPATMDLAGAEVEMVGWPRRERRLAEVLAPVRDRYDVVLIDCPPSLGLLTVNALAAADGVMIPIQCEFFALEGLSQLLATIELVRDRLNPGLTLEGVVLTMFDGRTNLAQQVEQEVRNHFGDKVYRTVIPRTVRLSEAPSHGLPIVRYDPRSRGAEQYQRLAEEVLAHVQAQRIGQGFGGADSGTDAARRRRA from the coding sequence GTGCGGGAGAAGGGTCGCGAGGACATGGGTCGCACGATCGCGGTGGCCAACCAGAAAGGCGGCGTCGGCAAGAGCACGACCGTCATCAATCTGGCGGCCTATCTGGCCGAGTCCGGACAGCGGGTGCTTGCGGTGGACGCCGATCCACAGGGCAACACCACCACCGGCCTCGGGATCGACAAACAGACGTTGGAGGTCTCCGCCTATGAGGTACTGGTGGAAGGCCGCCCGTTAATGGAGGCCCTGGTGCCGACCGACTTCCCCAGTCTGCACGTCGTGCCGGCCACCATGGACCTGGCCGGGGCCGAGGTGGAGATGGTTGGCTGGCCGCGGCGGGAACGGCGGCTGGCGGAAGTCCTGGCCCCGGTCCGGGACCGCTATGATGTGGTTCTGATTGACTGTCCCCCCTCCCTCGGCCTGCTGACCGTAAATGCCCTGGCGGCGGCGGACGGGGTGATGATCCCCATCCAATGCGAATTTTTCGCCCTGGAGGGCCTGTCCCAGCTGCTGGCCACCATCGAGCTGGTGCGCGACCGGTTGAATCCCGGACTGACCTTGGAAGGGGTGGTCCTGACCATGTTCGACGGCCGCACCAACCTGGCGCAGCAGGTTGAGCAGGAGGTCCGAAACCATTTTGGGGATAAGGTGTACCGTACCGTGATTCCCCGAACGGTCCGGCTTAGCGAGGCGCCGAGCCATGGCCTGCCGATCGTGCGCTACGATCCCCGCTCCCGGGGGGCGGAACAGTATCAACGTCTGGCTGAGGAGGTGTTGGCCCATGTCCAGGCCCAAAGGATTGGGCAAGGGTTTGGCGGCGCTGATTCCGGAACGGACGCCGCCCGTCGCCGGCGCGCCTGA